The following are from one region of the Alicyclobacillus fastidiosus genome:
- a CDS encoding site-specific integrase — MRGHVRKRGNKWCFVIDVGKDENGKRIRKWFSGFETKKEAERAMAAKINEVESGGYIDPTKETIEQYFKRWLSDKQAQIRHGTYRKYAWLVNRHIIPGLGNLGLSDLKPFHLQSFYTKLSKAENPLSNRSILHAHLIIHEALDRAVKWGLVARNVSDAVDPPRVEPKRGQVWTAEQALHFLNVTKREPLEQRYWIGFLLAIMTGMRKGEILALKWEDIDWETGFARINRTLTFVSGEPLFQEPKTDRGRRSIALSPETMDALKHHKTRQARERLQYGPAYRDHDLVIAREDGRPMFPRTFDGAWYRSIERAQVPKIRFHDLRHTHASLLLQQGVHPKVVSERLGHSTINITLDIYSHVLPSLQNVNSGLKLLKIIGRKFPSFIGYTSAPSESSVYRLRLCARTRPSSSPES, encoded by the coding sequence TTGAGAGGACACGTGCGCAAACGCGGAAACAAATGGTGCTTTGTCATTGATGTAGGTAAAGATGAAAATGGAAAACGAATTCGGAAGTGGTTCTCCGGATTTGAAACAAAAAAAGAAGCGGAAAGAGCGATGGCTGCCAAAATTAACGAAGTTGAGTCGGGCGGATACATCGATCCAACAAAAGAAACAATTGAACAATACTTCAAACGCTGGCTCTCTGATAAGCAAGCTCAAATTCGACACGGTACCTATCGCAAGTACGCATGGCTTGTGAACAGACACATTATCCCCGGACTCGGGAACTTGGGACTATCCGACTTAAAGCCGTTTCACCTGCAGTCGTTTTATACGAAGCTCAGCAAGGCCGAGAACCCCCTGTCAAATCGTTCGATTTTACACGCTCACCTTATCATTCATGAAGCCTTGGACAGGGCTGTTAAATGGGGTCTCGTAGCAAGAAATGTGTCTGATGCAGTAGATCCTCCTCGGGTGGAACCAAAACGTGGCCAGGTATGGACTGCAGAGCAGGCGCTGCACTTTCTAAATGTGACCAAGCGTGAACCCCTTGAGCAGCGCTATTGGATAGGGTTCTTACTCGCCATAATGACCGGGATGAGGAAAGGAGAAATTCTTGCGCTGAAGTGGGAAGATATTGATTGGGAAACGGGATTTGCGAGGATAAATCGTACGCTCACCTTTGTATCGGGTGAGCCATTATTCCAAGAGCCAAAAACAGACCGTGGTCGAAGGTCAATCGCCCTGTCTCCTGAGACTATGGATGCGTTGAAACATCACAAGACGCGACAAGCTCGGGAGAGGTTACAATATGGTCCGGCGTATAGGGATCACGACCTTGTAATTGCCCGTGAAGATGGGCGACCTATGTTCCCCCGTACCTTCGACGGCGCATGGTACCGATCAATTGAACGGGCACAGGTTCCCAAGATCAGGTTTCATGATCTGAGGCATACACATGCAAGTTTGCTTCTCCAACAAGGGGTACATCCAAAAGTGGTATCGGAACGGTTAGGGCATTCGACCATAAACATCACGTTGGATATCTACTCTCATGTTCTACCCAGCCTCCAAAATGTCAACAGCGGTTTGAAACTCCTCAAAATCATCGGCCGAAAATTCCCCAGTTTTATCGGTTATACCTCAGCGCCTAGCGAGTCATCGGTTTACCGTCTTCGCCTATGTGCAAGAACCCGGCCTTCTTCTTCTCCTGAATCCTGA
- the istB gene encoding IS21-like element helper ATPase IstB codes for MLEQRIQHACEELGWSRLPEVLYQHAEQASKENISYLEFLDNLLQEELRAKYERIILTRTRFARLPFQKTLEEFDFTFQPSVDERRMRDLATMRFLSHQENVIFLGPPGVGKTHLAVALGLEAIRQRHSVYFTTANDLVESLEEAHEKGTIRRKLRQYTKPALLIVDEIGYRKMNNAAAHLFFQLVAERYEKGAMVLTSNKSYSEWGDIFGDNVLATAILDRILHHSTTVNIRGESFRIQEKKKAGFLHIGEDGKPMTR; via the coding sequence ATGCTTGAACAACGAATTCAGCACGCATGCGAAGAATTAGGGTGGTCTCGGCTACCCGAGGTCCTTTACCAGCATGCTGAGCAGGCTTCCAAAGAAAATATATCTTACCTTGAATTCTTGGACAATCTCCTGCAGGAGGAACTGCGTGCCAAATACGAACGCATTATACTCACGCGGACTCGTTTCGCCAGGCTTCCGTTTCAGAAGACGCTTGAGGAGTTTGACTTCACATTTCAACCCTCCGTTGACGAGCGAAGAATGCGCGATTTAGCGACCATGCGCTTTCTGAGCCACCAAGAGAACGTGATTTTCTTAGGGCCACCGGGCGTTGGGAAAACACATCTTGCTGTAGCACTCGGACTGGAGGCGATTCGCCAACGGCATTCAGTCTACTTCACCACAGCAAATGATTTAGTTGAGTCACTTGAAGAGGCACATGAGAAAGGAACCATTCGCCGTAAACTGCGGCAATATACCAAGCCAGCGCTGCTGATTGTAGACGAGATTGGGTACCGAAAGATGAATAATGCTGCGGCACATTTATTCTTTCAGCTCGTGGCGGAACGATACGAAAAAGGGGCAATGGTCCTCACTTCAAACAAGTCCTATTCCGAGTGGGGAGATATCTTTGGAGACAATGTGCTTGCAACAGCAATTCTGGATCGCATCTTACACCACTCTACCACGGTAAATATCCGTGGAGAGAGCTTCAGGATTCAGGAGAAGAAGAAGGCCGGGTTCTTGCACATAGGCGAAGACGGTAAACCGATGACTCGCTAG